In one Thermus hydrothermalis genomic region, the following are encoded:
- a CDS encoding tetratricopeptide repeat protein — protein sequence MLLAVGASALALSPQEGWDLVAAVESGNQEAYARLVEAYQAGDPEAGAALGVLYLNGVAYPRDLERARRYFEWAQAKGSGWGSWGLAILYANGIGVAQDDQKGFRYARESMERGYPGGKALYAMFLIGGGAGLKQDINEGVKLIQEAAATGDPVALNVAARYLASSDLPGLSRDPKKAREYWERAAARGYFLARGFLAYDFFFGIGGPPDQKRALELARPLVGFEPAATAVWATALYFGQGGLVQNRPEACRLAKDQAKLQAGVATIYGLCILEGVAPGERALGLAYLALAAAWKHPPAQSLLSDWQKRLTPEEVNRAKELLKNLP from the coding sequence TTGCTTCTGGCGGTTGGAGCTTCTGCCCTGGCCCTTTCCCCTCAGGAGGGCTGGGACCTCGTGGCCGCGGTGGAGAGCGGCAACCAAGAGGCCTACGCCCGCCTCGTGGAGGCCTACCAGGCGGGCGATCCCGAGGCAGGGGCGGCTTTGGGCGTCCTCTACCTCAACGGGGTTGCCTACCCCAGGGACCTGGAGAGGGCCCGGAGGTACTTCGAGTGGGCCCAGGCCAAGGGAAGCGGCTGGGGTAGCTGGGGGCTCGCTATTTTGTACGCCAACGGAATTGGCGTGGCGCAGGACGATCAAAAAGGCTTTCGGTACGCACGGGAAAGCATGGAGCGCGGCTACCCCGGGGGTAAGGCGCTGTACGCCATGTTCCTCATAGGGGGTGGTGCTGGACTGAAGCAGGACATAAACGAGGGCGTCAAGCTCATCCAGGAAGCCGCGGCCACGGGTGACCCTGTTGCCCTCAACGTGGCCGCCCGGTACCTCGCCTCCTCGGACCTCCCCGGTCTTTCCAGGGACCCCAAGAAGGCTCGGGAGTACTGGGAGCGGGCAGCTGCCCGGGGGTACTTCCTCGCCCGAGGCTTCCTCGCCTACGACTTCTTCTTCGGGATCGGGGGTCCACCCGACCAAAAGCGCGCTCTCGAGCTCGCCCGGCCCCTGGTGGGATTCGAACCCGCCGCCACCGCGGTCTGGGCCACCGCCCTCTACTTCGGCCAAGGGGGTCTCGTTCAGAACCGCCCTGAGGCGTGCCGCCTGGCGAAGGACCAAGCCAAGTTACAGGCAGGTGTAGCCACCATCTACGGCCTTTGCATCCTGGAGGGCGTGGCGCCCGGGGAGCGCGCCCTCGGCCTCGCCTACCTCGCCTTAGCCGCCGCTTGGAAGCACCCCCCTGCCCAAAGCCTCCTTTCCGACTGGCAGAAGCGCCTGACTCCTGAGGAGGTTAACCGGGCGAAGGAGCTCCTGAAGAACCTGCCATGA